The Pirellulales bacterium genomic interval TTGCACGATTCGGTGCATGCCGCGCTGGTCGAAGCGCTTGCCGCGATGGGGATCGACGTTCGAATCGGCGCCGGTTCCCCCGCAAAACAAAACGAACCATTTCTTTGCTTTCAGCGGCATGGCGCGGGCGACGTGCTGCTCGGCGATGCGAAGATCGCGGGCAGCGCGCAGCGCCGCCATCGCGGCGCGATCTTGCAGCATGGCAGCGTGCTTTTGGCGCGCTCGCGCTATGCGCCGGAGCTGCCCGGCCTGGCGGAATTGACGGGCCGGCGGCTCGATCCCTTAGAATTGGCGACCGTGTTCCGGAATCGACTTGGCGAGCGGCTGAATTTGGAGTGGGAAACGTCGGCAGCACAATCGGCAATCGGCGATCGACTTCGAACGCGCGCCGAAATGATCGTGCCGGCCAAATTCGCGACCGCCGAATGGTTGAACCGGCGGTAGAATCGGTCGGTGCCCGGGCCGCGTCGCGCCAGCCCGAAGCGTTAGCGAGGGAAGCCCCGCCGCGGACCGTATTTTTCGAGCAGCGCCCACATGCCTTGGACGTATCCGTTAATAATGTTGCTTGCGCTGGCGGTCGGCTTTGTCATCAGCCGGCGGATGCAGCGCGGTTTGCCGCTTTCGCGAATGGAGCGGCTCGGAATCGGGCTAGGGGCGTTTTGCGGAGCGTTCATCGGGGCGCGCTTGCCCTTCGTGCTGACGGATTACGGCGGACTGATGAGCGGCGGGGCTTGGTTCAGCAACGGCAAGACGATCGTGACGGGAATTGTCGGCGGCTATTTCGGCGTCGAGTTGGCCAAATGGGGGCTCGGAATTCGGGTGAAGACCGGCGACTCGTTTGCTGTGCCGGTCGCCGCGGCGGTGGCGATCGGTCGACTTGCCTGCTTCAGCGCCGGCTGTTGCTACGGCACGCCGACATCGCTGCCCTGGGGCGTCGTGTTTCGAACCGCGGACGCGTTGCCCCGGCATCCGACGCAGCTCTATGAATCGGCGTTTCACCTTACGGCTGCCGTCGCGCTTTATCTGCTCTGGCGGCGGGGGGCGTTGCGGGGGCAATTGATCAAGCTGTATATCGTCGCGTATCTGGTGTATCGCTTTGGGACCGAGTTCATTCGTCCCGAACCGCGGATTTGGCTCGGCTTGACGGCGTATCAATGGACTGCGGCGGCGCTGTTGCCGGTGTTCATCGGGCTTTGGATTCGAGATGCGAACCGGCAGCCGCCGGTGATCCGCGGTGCGCCCGATTCGGCGGGCCGTTCGGCTTTTGCGGATTGAGCGTGCGCTGCCAGAGCCCGCGATGCGCGGCGCGCCGCCGGGCTGCTCGCGATCGCAACCGCAGTTGCAGGGCGTGGGACAATCGCCGGATTGGTTTGTGGGGGCGCGACACAAGAAAAATCGAGAAATTTCGGCATCGATCGCGATTGGCTCAAAAGCTGCTATTGCTCTGGTCGGATTTTGTAGCAATACTAGAAAAGGTGAAGGCCAGCGGGCGAGCCCATCGGGGGCGGCCCGGCAACGCGTGAACGAGAAGATCGCTTCGGCCAACATTCGCGCTGGCAACATCCATCGCGTTCTTTTGCAAGTTTCTGTGCACTTGCGTGCGTCGCAAGTTTCTGCCGGTTGTCTCCGTTGCGTTTGGGCGGTGATGGCCGTTGCGCGCCGCGAAGTTCCGATTCCCAACGTTTGGGGGCATGGGGACTTGCGCTGCGCCGGCTGAAACCGACCGATTCCGCGGCTTTTCCGCGATATGCGTGGTCGTGGCTGCGCGCTTGTGCCTCAGAGGTTGCGTGGTTGCGTGGGTGAGATTGATTTGCCGGCGGTTGTCCTGGCAGGATCGAATTTCGACGGCTCGGTCGTCGGGTTCGGATCCGGCCGATGCTGTTCTCGTGCACGCCGCGCCAAGGCACGGACGGACTCCTGCCACGAGACAAACCCCAGGTACGATCATGAGCGGCGGACGCGAAATTATTTCTTTTGTGGCGCAGCGGCAAGACCTCAACCAATTCCGGCGAAAGAATTGGGAGGGAACGTTCGAGGAATATCTCGACCTCGTGGCCGCCGATCCCGCGGTGACTCGAAATGCCTTCGAGCGCGTCTACGACATGCTCATGTCGTACGGCACGTCGGTGTACGAAGTCGGCCGTGAGAAGCGAGTCCGCTACAAATTTTTCGACGACCCCGATGATGGTGGCCGCGATGCGGTGTTCGGCTTGGACAGCCCGCTGCAATCGCTGGCCAACGCGTTCAAAAGCGCGGCGCAGGGGTTCGGCATCGAGAAGCGCGTATTGCTGTTGCACGGCCCGGTCGGATCGAGCAAGAGCACGATCGCCCGGCTCTTGAAAAAAGGCCTCGAGCGCTATTCGCAAACCGACTGCGGGGCGCTCTACACGCTCGGTTGGGTCGCGCTTGCCGACCCGAACACGGTGCACTGGTGCCCGATGCACGAGGAGCCGTTGCACTTGGTGCCAGAACGCTTTCGCGGCGAAATCACCGAGAAGCTGAATGGCGGCCGGCAGGAAGGACAATCGCGAGCGAAAATCCACGGTGAATTGTGCCCCTTCTGCCGCTACGTTTATGCCGAGCGGCTTAAGCGCTACGAAGGCGACTGGACCCGCGTGGTGCACGATGTGCGCGTCAAGCGGCTCGTGCTCAGCGAAAAAGATCGCATCGGCATCGGCACTTTCCAGCCGAAAGACGAAAAAAATCAGGATTCGACCGAGCTCACCGGCGATATCAACTACCGCAAGATCGCCGAATACGGCAGCGACAGCGATCCGCGGGCCTTCAATTTCGACGGCGAATTCAATATCGCCAACCGCGGCATTGTCGAATTCGTCGAGGTGTTGAAGCTCGACGTGGCGTTTCTCTACGACCTGCTGGGCGCCAGCCAGGAACACAAGGTCAAGCCGAAGAAATTCGCGCAGACCGATATCGACGAAGTGATTCTCGGCCATACCAACGAGCCCGAGTATCGGCGGCTGCAGAACAACGAGTTCATGGAAGCCCTGCGCGATCGGACCGTGAAGATCGACGTGCCGTATGTCACCAAGCTTGCCGACGAGATCAAGATCTACGAGAAGGACTACAACCGCCAAAAAGTGCTCGGCAAGCATATTGCCCCGCACACGATCGAAATGGCCGCGATGTGGGCGATCCTGACCCGGCTTGAAGAGCCGAAAAACGCGAACCTTTCGCTGCTGCAAAAGCTCAAGCTCTATAACGGCAAGACGCTCCCCGGCTTCACGGAAGACAACGTCAAGGAGCTGCGCGAGCAGGCCGTGAACGAGGGAATGCAAGGCATTTCGCCGCGCTATGTGCAAGACAAGATCTCGAATGCCCTGGTGGCACATCCCGACGCGAAATCGATCAATCCCTTCATGGTCATGAACGAACTCGAGGCGGGGCTCAAGCACCATAGCCTGATCAACCAAGAGGAAACCCGCAGCCAATATCGCGAGCTGCTCGGCGTCGTGAAGCAGGAGTACACGAATATCGTGAAGAACGAGGTGCAGCGAGCCATCGCCGCCGATGAAGACGCGCTCAAGCGGCTCTGCGGCAACTATATCGACAATGTGAAGGCCTACACGCAGCGCGAAAAAGTGCGCAACAAGTTCACCGGCCAATACGACGAGCCCGACGAGCGGCTGATGCGGTCGATCGAAGAAAAGATCGACATTCCCGACAGCCGCAAAGACGATTTCCGCCGCGAGATCATGAACTACATCGGCGCCTTGTCGATCGACGGCCGAACGTTCGACTACAAGACGAACGAGCGGCTGTACAAGGCGCTCGAATTGAAATTGTTCGAAGACCAGAAAGACACGATCAAGTTGACCAGTCTGGTGTCGAATGTCGTCGATGCGCAGACGCAGGCCAAGATCGACGTGGTCAAAGGCCGCTTGATCCGCGACTACGGTTACGACGAAGAAAGCGCGACCGATGTGTTGAACTACGTCGCCAGCATATTTGCCCGAGGAGATGCTAAATAGGGTTAGGGGTTAGAGTGAGGTGTTAGGGGGCGCGCAAGCCTGCTTCCCTCGCCCCTCGCCCCTCGCCCCAGCCCCCAGCCCCCAGCCATGCTAAAAATCGATCAAGACGGACGGCGGTTCAAGCAGATCGTTCGCGGCAAGGTTCGCGACAATTTGCGGAAATATATCACGCATGGCGAGATGATCGGCCGCAAGGGGCGGAATCTAATCAGCATTCCCTTGCCCCAACTCGACGTGCCGCATTTTCGCTATGGCCAAAACGGTTCCGGCGGCGTCGGCCAGGGCGAGGGCGAGGTGGGCACTCCGATCGCCGGCGGCGCCCCGCAGCCCGGCCAGGGCCAGGGCAACGCGGGAAGCGATCCCGGCGCGCATATTCTCGAAGTCGATGTTTCGCTCGAAGAGCTGGCCGAGATTCTGGGCGACGAGTTGGAATTGCCCCGGATCGAGCCGAAAGGAAAAGCGAACATCACCGACGAAAAGGCGCGCTACACGAGCGTCCGCCGCACCGGCCCCGAGTCGCTCCGCCACTTCCGCCGCACGTATATGGAAGCCCTGCGCAGGCAGATTTCCTCGAATTCCTACGACGCCGGTTCGCCGCGCGTGATTCCGATCCGCGAAGACAAGCGTTATCGATCGTGGACCACCACGCCCATGCCGCAAACCACGGCGGTCGTGGTTTACCTGATGGACGTTTCCGGCTCGATGACCGACGAGCAGAAACAAGTCGTTCGCACGACGGCCTTCTGGCTCGACACCTGGCTCGGCAGCCAATACGACGGCATCGAGACGCGCTATATCATCCACGACGCCGTGGCCCGCGAGGTCGATGAAGAAACGTTTTATCACACCCGCGAAAGCGGCGGCACGCGGATCAGTTCGGCGTATAAAGTTTGCGCCGAATTGATCAAGCAAAAGTTCGCCCCTTCGGAGTGGAACATTTATTGCTTCCAGTTCTCCGACGGCGATAACTGGGGCGAAGACAACGAGCAAAGCCTGCGGATCTTGCGCGAAGAACTCATTCCAGCTTCGAACCTGTTCTGTTATGGCCAGGTCGAAAGCCCGTACGGCAGCGGCGAGTATATCCGCGCCCTGCGGTCCGCCTTCGGCGGCGCCCACGACAAACTGACGCTGGCCGAAATTGAAAACAAAGAAGGCATCTACGACGCAATCAAATCGTTTTTGGGAAAAGGAAAGTAGGAAAGGGCGAGGGTGAGGGGTTAGAGACGCGGCAAGCGATTGCCAAGCCCTATTCGCTGCACACACTCCGTCCCCACAACCGTAGTCCCTCACCCGTCACTCTCACCCGTCACCCTCGCTCTTCCCCCATGGCTTCCGTCGACGTTTTTGAACCCCTGCCGCCGCACCTGGCCGATATTCAACGGCAAATGGAAGGCTATGCGCGCGGGCATGGGCTGGATTTCTTTCCCACCATCTTCGAAGTGGTCGAAGCCGACCAGCTCAACGAAGTGGCCGCCTACGGAGGGTTTCCGACCCGCTATCCGCATTGGCGGTTCGGCATGGAATTCGAACAACTCGCGAAGGGGTATGCCTATGGGCTGCAAAAGATCTACGAACTCGTGATCAACAACGATCCGTGCTACGCCTATTTGATGAAATCGAATGAGCTCACGGATCAAAAGCTGGTGATGGCGCATGTGTATGGCCATTGCGATTTCTTCAAGAACAACTTCTGGTTCAGCAAGACGAATCGCAAGATGATGGACCAGATGGCCAACCATGGCATGCGGATCCGCCGCCACATGGATCGCTTCGGCGTCGAAGAGGTTGAAAACTTTATCGATGCCTGCCTGAGCATCGAAGACCTGATCGACATCCATCTGCCGTTCATCAAGCGGCACGAAGAAAGCGTCAAGCCCAAGGCGCTGGAAGACGATGCCCACGACGAGCCGTCGGGCCGCTTCGCAGCCAAGGGCTATATGGAATCGTTCGTCAATCCGCCGGAAGTGCTCTCGGCCGAGGCCGAGCGGCGGCGGGTCGAGCGCCGGCAAAGCGAGCAGTTTCCAAGCCAGCCGGTGCGCGATGTGATGCTGTTCGTCTTGGAAAATGCCCCGCTGAAGCCGTGGCAGGCCGACGTGCTCTCGATCATCCGCGACGAAGCCTATTATTTTGCGCCGCAAGGCCAGACCAAGATCATGAACGAAGGTTGGGCCAGCTATTGGCACTCGACCATCATGACCCGGCAAGGCATCCAGCCGGCCGACTTGATTTGCTATTGCGACCACCATAGCGGCACCATGGCCAGCTCTTCGACCCGATTGAATCCCTATAAGCTCGGCATCGAGCTGTTCCGCGACATCGAAGATCGTTGGAATCGCGGCCGCTTCGGCAAAGACTTCGACGAGTGCGACGACTATGTCGCCAAGCATCATTGGGACACCGCCGCCGGGCTGGGAAAGCAGAAAATTTTCGAGGTCCGCCGGATTTACAACGACCTGATGTTCATCGACGAATTCCTGACGCTCGATTTTTGCCGCCAGCACAAGTTGTTTTCGTTCGGCTACAACCCCGGCAACGACGCCTACGAAATCGAAAGCCGCGAGTTTCCGCAAATCAAAGAACGCCTATTGTTCAATCTGACGAATATGGGCCGGCCGCAAATCGCCGTGCGCGACGGCAACTACAAAAATCGCGGCGAATTGTTTCTCGAACACACATTCAACGGCTTGGAACTGAAAACCGGCTACGCCCAAGACACGCTGGTGAACCTCTACCGCCTGTGGGCCCGGCCAGTACACATCGAGACGGTCATCGACGAGGTGAAGACCACATTGTCATACGACGGGCATGAACACAAAGGCACGCAGGTGAAATAAGGCTCCAGGCTGAAGGAAGAAGAACGCAACCACGGATGACACGGATGACACGGATGAAAAACAGATTTGCTGGAAGTCAAACGTGGAACGACTGCGGCGCAACCCCGGCTTCGATTTCCGCCGCTTTCGTATCCGTTTCATCCGTGTGATCCGTGGTTGTTTCTTCGTTGCAACTTGAGACAAGCATAAAGCGATCGATCCCGCCCAAAAACTCAGCCATTTTCGTCGCCGAAGCTGCGAGCGGACTAGCGTGGCTCGGCAAATTGACCGCAAATCCGGCATGGCTATTGCAGCCGATGGTGTTCGCCGTCCGATAAGAGAGAAAGGCAAATCCCCAGCGTGATTCGAGGGGGGAAATTAGCTATGTTGTTGCAATCCCACACCGCCAAAATCCTGAATTCGATTCCGCTCTTCGCGCACACCCTGCATCCACACTCCCTGGACTGCCAGGAGGCAGGTCAGCGGCTGCATACCGAAGTCACCGCCCACGAAACTTTGGCGCTCGCTTTTGCTCGCTTCGAGCTGGAATCGGCTCCGCTGGCCGGCGCTTCGATCGATCGATTGAAGGCCGTCGCCGAGGACCTTTCGCGGCGGTTGACGTATCTCTTGGAGCCGATTAGCCCGGTGGAGGTCGACGCCGGCAAATGCGTCGTGCAGCTTCGGTCGAACCCGCCCCAACGCGATGAAGCCGGCGCCAGCTACTACGAATTGCTGGTCGAGCATGGGGGAAAATTGAGCCTCCGCCGGTGGACGAAAGAACCGAGCGCCGCCCGGCAAGCGATTCCCTCCCAAGTCACCAGCGAAGTCTTCTTGCGTCTAGTGGCCGACTTCTCCGCCGCCGCAAGCTGATCGGCGGTCAGCACGGCAACGACGAGCCGTATCACGCGAAGACGTATCACGTGGAGCCGCGGGGGAAGCGAAGGAGAGAAAAAGAAAGTTGGCCGCCCGTGCGATACCAAGCCACCCGGCCGCTCGCTCTTCGCGCGAGAGATGACGATAGCGTGCCGACTATTGCCGGCCTTTAGTCTCTTCTTCGCTTATCCCCCGCGTCCTCCGCGTCTCCGCGTGAGTCTGTCGGTCGTCTGTCTTCGACTGCCTTCAAAACGCTTGCCAACCGCTGCCGCGTGCCCTAAAAAGGGCATACGCAGTGTTTTCTTTCGCGCCCCCATCCGGAGCCGGTTGCAAGATGAGTCATGCCAATCGTGGAGAGTCGGAAGTTGCGCTCAAGCCCGCCGACGGTTGGCATTGCAGCCATCTCTTCTACCGATTCGATCGTGGGCGTCTGGCGGCGATGAGCGCCGCGGAGATTCAGGCCGGGCGAGAGCAATTCGCCGCCACGCTCGATCCCGAATCGGCCGACGCCCCGGCGCGGCTGCAAACCTCGGTCGTCGCCGGTCATAAGGCCGATTTTGGCCTCATGCTGCTCGATGCCGATCCGCTGAAGGTCGACGCCGTTCATCAGCGTTTGATGGCTGGCCCGCTGGGGTCGGCGCTCGAGCCGACGTATTCGTTCGTATCGATGACCGAGGTGTCGGAATACGTGCCGACGGTCGAGCAATATGGCCGTCGGTTGGTCGAAGAGGGGACGCCGGCGGATAGCCCTGCTTTCGCGGCAAAGGTGAAGGCCTACGAAAGCCGCGAGGCGATGATGCGCGTACAGCGGCTGACGCCCGATCTGCCCCCCTGGCCGAACACCTGCTTCTACCCGATGAACAAGAAGCGCAAGGTGGGCGAGAATTGGTTTCTGCTGCCGATCGAAGATCGCCAGAAGTTGATGGCCGAGCATGGCCGAACCGGCATGACGTTCGGCGGCCGCGTGACGCAGCTCATCACGGTCGGCCTGGGCTACGACGATTGGGAATGGGGCGTGACGCTATGGGCCCGCCGGCCCGAGTTTCTCAAAGACATCGTCTATCGCATGCGGTTCGACGAGGCGAGCGCCCGCTACGCCGAATTCGGGCCGTTCTATGTGAGCTACATCATGCCGCCAAAGGCCATGCTCGATCATTGCCGCGTCGGCGTAGGTCAGGCTTTCCAGCCTGACAAACCTCCAACCGGCGCCAATCAAAACAGGGCATAAGCCACATGCTAGGCCTCCAGAATTTGAGCGTTGCCGCAAAACAGTGGGCACATGCCCCCATCATATTGCTCATGGCCATCGGTACGTTAGTTGCCTGGCCAACCGTTTCGTCGGGCCAAGCTCCGCAAAATGGCAAATGGGTCAATATCTCGGACAGCGTCGTCGCCAAATTGGCCCGCGAGGGGAAGAAAATCGGCTGGCCGGGGCTCACCAGCGGCGTCGGTGTCGACCGCACCAATGGCGATGTGTACATGGTCGTCTGCGACAATGGTCTGTGGAAAAGCTCCGATCATGGCGCCACGTTTGTCCGCGTCGACGGCGGGAATGTCACCGGACGCTGTGAAACGGGCTTCGGCCTCGATATCGACCCCGCCGGCAATCGGCTCGCCTGCATCACCGTCTACGGCAATTCGGCCATCAGCCTCGACGCGGGCAAGACGTGGCAAAAATGCTCGCAAAGCCACTTGGATTGCGTCGCCGTCGCTTGGCCGGAAACGAGCCTGCTGGCGATCAAGCATGAAAGCGGCGGCGTTTTAATCGTCAGCCCCGACGGCGGAAAAACCTGGAAAACGCTGGACAAGGGATTCAACGGCATCGGGCTGTTCGATGCGAAAACGTTCGTCGGCTGCAAAGCTAAGGGCATCGTTCGCAGCACCGACGGCGGCCAGACCTGGACAGCCGTCTCCGATCTCAGGCCAAGCGGCAAGGCGATGCGCGTGTTCAAGGGAATCGGCTATTGGGTCGGACCGCATGGCTTGCTCGTAAGCCGCGACCAAGGGGCGACTTGGTCGCCCCTGGGAAAACCGGTCGAGTGCTCGCTCGGTCCCTATTTTGGCAAGGACGAACGCAACATCGTTGTGCTGGGCAAGCAGGGGATCATGAAAACCACCGATGCCGGTCAAACCTGGAAGCTCGCCGCGCCGCTACCGCACGGTGTCGACGGCGACTACATGTGCCAATGCGGCTGGGACCCGACGAACAACATCTTCTACGCCGGCAAGATGGGAAAACCGACGTTCAAGTTTCAGCCGTAGGTGCGACGCAAGGAACAAACCTGGCCGCAAAGCGCTAGCGAGGAATCACACTAGCCCGAAGCGTTAGCGAGGAATCACACTAGCCCGAAGCGTTAGCGAGGGCGGCGCCACGCGGCGCGCTCGCCAACGCTTCGGGCTTGCATTCGGCGGAGAGGCTTCAATCATGGAACGTCGCAAATTCTTGCAGTTGGGCGCCGGGGTCGCTGTTTGCGGCACGGCGGGCGTTCTTCGCCCCGATGGCAACTCCTTCGATTGCCAACCGGCAGCCGTGCCGCCGGCATTCAGCATCGTGCCGGTCGTGGGCGACGGCAAATGGATCTGGAACCAGCCGCCGAAGAACGAAACCGGCTATCTCGAACCGCGCCCGTTCCATCTCAAAATTGGAATCGAATTGAATGGCCGGGGGGGCGCATCCCAAATTCAAGCCACCACGCCGGCCCCGATCGAAGTTCCCGAGCAAAAACTCGAGGAGCCGGCGATCAAGACCGACGGATGCCAGGCGACGATCCGCGATGTCGGCCCGGATGCCAGCCAATTGTATCTCACGGCCGACGAAATCGCTCCCGGCCAAAAAATCTCAGCCTCCGTGGAATACAGGCTCACCGCCTACAAGCAATACATGGGCTACGTTCGCGATCAGTTTCCGCGCCAGCAAAAGCCCCCTCGCGACGTGGCCAATTTGTATCTGGGCGATAGCCCCGGCATCCAGACGCGGATCAAGGAAGTTCGCCTGCTGCTCGACGAACTGCGTGGCGACACGCAACACCCCTGGGACCTGGCCAAGAAATTCGCGGATTGGATTCCGCATCACATCAAGCCGCAAGTGCGGCCGTATACGAGCGTCACGGCGGCGCTCGACGATCGCCAAGGGGCGTGTGCCGAGATGTCGGCCGTGTTCGTCGCCCTCTGCCGTGCGGCAGGAATTCCGGCCCGGCTCGTGTGGGTGCCGGATCACAATTGGGCCGAGTTCTATCTCATCGATGAACAAGGAGAAGGGCACTGGATTCCTGCTCACACGGCATGCTATTTCTGGTTCGGTTGGACCGGAGCGCATGAGTTGGTGTTGCAAAAGGGAGATCGGCTGCGGATGCCGGAGCGCGGCAACCGCCTGTTCCGCTTGCAAGAGGATTGGCTGCGCTGCTCCGGGCGCAAGCCGCAGGTGCGCTACATCGCCGAACTGACCCCGCTTCCGGCCAGCACCGGCGCCGATCCTGGACCGGGCGCGCGGACAAAGATGGCCAACGGCGAATGGAAAGTCGTCGGCAAGCACCCGCTCGATCAATATTTGCGGCGATAGAACCAATGGCATCGATAACCGGCCGGCGCCCGTCGCTTACGCTTCGGGCTAGCGGGGCCGGTGAAGTGCGGCGATCGTAGCCCGAAGCGTTAGCAAGGAACGATCTGCGAGTCGGCGAGACGCATCTTTTGCCGCCGCTCGACCGCCAGGATCGGAAGGAAGCGCAATAGATTTATGAAAGGCGAGGTCGTTTATCTGTATGCCTTCGATGTCGCCGATGAAATCAAGATGGCGAAGATCGAAAACATCCTCGCCGACAAGCCGATTCCTTTCGAGCTCCCCTCCGACCGCACCCTGCCCCGCGATGTGCAGTTCTACAAACCGCTGGCGATCGAGCCTCAAGCGCAATCGACGCTCGCAGGCCGGCCGGTGCGGCTGCTGATCCGCATCTACGAAGTCGGCGTCGTGTCGATCGCCATGCGCGTGTCGTTCGAGGTCGAGCGGCTCTGC includes:
- a CDS encoding lipoate--protein ligase family protein; translated protein: MPKNEARLLAPSERRQLTLCRWLWDEPAEGAWNMALDEALLEAADIDGLATLRFYGWRKPTLSLGYFQRAAERSVHVASRDCPLVRRASGGGAILHDAELTYSLALPTADRLAAAARGLHDSVHAALVEALAAMGIDVRIGAGSPAKQNEPFLCFQRHGAGDVLLGDAKIAGSAQRRHRGAILQHGSVLLARSRYAPELPGLAELTGRRLDPLELATVFRNRLGERLNLEWETSAAQSAIGDRLRTRAEMIVPAKFATAEWLNRR
- a CDS encoding prolipoprotein diacylglyceryl transferase family protein, with product MPWTYPLIMLLALAVGFVISRRMQRGLPLSRMERLGIGLGAFCGAFIGARLPFVLTDYGGLMSGGAWFSNGKTIVTGIVGGYFGVELAKWGLGIRVKTGDSFAVPVAAAVAIGRLACFSAGCCYGTPTSLPWGVVFRTADALPRHPTQLYESAFHLTAAVALYLLWRRGALRGQLIKLYIVAYLVYRFGTEFIRPEPRIWLGLTAYQWTAAALLPVFIGLWIRDANRQPPVIRGAPDSAGRSAFAD
- a CDS encoding serine protein kinase; the encoded protein is MSGGREIISFVAQRQDLNQFRRKNWEGTFEEYLDLVAADPAVTRNAFERVYDMLMSYGTSVYEVGREKRVRYKFFDDPDDGGRDAVFGLDSPLQSLANAFKSAAQGFGIEKRVLLLHGPVGSSKSTIARLLKKGLERYSQTDCGALYTLGWVALADPNTVHWCPMHEEPLHLVPERFRGEITEKLNGGRQEGQSRAKIHGELCPFCRYVYAERLKRYEGDWTRVVHDVRVKRLVLSEKDRIGIGTFQPKDEKNQDSTELTGDINYRKIAEYGSDSDPRAFNFDGEFNIANRGIVEFVEVLKLDVAFLYDLLGASQEHKVKPKKFAQTDIDEVILGHTNEPEYRRLQNNEFMEALRDRTVKIDVPYVTKLADEIKIYEKDYNRQKVLGKHIAPHTIEMAAMWAILTRLEEPKNANLSLLQKLKLYNGKTLPGFTEDNVKELREQAVNEGMQGISPRYVQDKISNALVAHPDAKSINPFMVMNELEAGLKHHSLINQEETRSQYRELLGVVKQEYTNIVKNEVQRAIAADEDALKRLCGNYIDNVKAYTQREKVRNKFTGQYDEPDERLMRSIEEKIDIPDSRKDDFRREIMNYIGALSIDGRTFDYKTNERLYKALELKLFEDQKDTIKLTSLVSNVVDAQTQAKIDVVKGRLIRDYGYDEESATDVLNYVASIFARGDAK
- a CDS encoding DUF444 family protein, giving the protein MLKIDQDGRRFKQIVRGKVRDNLRKYITHGEMIGRKGRNLISIPLPQLDVPHFRYGQNGSGGVGQGEGEVGTPIAGGAPQPGQGQGNAGSDPGAHILEVDVSLEELAEILGDELELPRIEPKGKANITDEKARYTSVRRTGPESLRHFRRTYMEALRRQISSNSYDAGSPRVIPIREDKRYRSWTTTPMPQTTAVVVYLMDVSGSMTDEQKQVVRTTAFWLDTWLGSQYDGIETRYIIHDAVAREVDEETFYHTRESGGTRISSAYKVCAELIKQKFAPSEWNIYCFQFSDGDNWGEDNEQSLRILREELIPASNLFCYGQVESPYGSGEYIRALRSAFGGAHDKLTLAEIENKEGIYDAIKSFLGKGK
- a CDS encoding SpoVR family protein, whose protein sequence is MASVDVFEPLPPHLADIQRQMEGYARGHGLDFFPTIFEVVEADQLNEVAAYGGFPTRYPHWRFGMEFEQLAKGYAYGLQKIYELVINNDPCYAYLMKSNELTDQKLVMAHVYGHCDFFKNNFWFSKTNRKMMDQMANHGMRIRRHMDRFGVEEVENFIDACLSIEDLIDIHLPFIKRHEESVKPKALEDDAHDEPSGRFAAKGYMESFVNPPEVLSAEAERRRVERRQSEQFPSQPVRDVMLFVLENAPLKPWQADVLSIIRDEAYYFAPQGQTKIMNEGWASYWHSTIMTRQGIQPADLICYCDHHSGTMASSSTRLNPYKLGIELFRDIEDRWNRGRFGKDFDECDDYVAKHHWDTAAGLGKQKIFEVRRIYNDLMFIDEFLTLDFCRQHKLFSFGYNPGNDAYEIESREFPQIKERLLFNLTNMGRPQIAVRDGNYKNRGELFLEHTFNGLELKTGYAQDTLVNLYRLWARPVHIETVIDEVKTTLSYDGHEHKGTQVK
- the hemQ gene encoding hydrogen peroxide-dependent heme synthase translates to MSHANRGESEVALKPADGWHCSHLFYRFDRGRLAAMSAAEIQAGREQFAATLDPESADAPARLQTSVVAGHKADFGLMLLDADPLKVDAVHQRLMAGPLGSALEPTYSFVSMTEVSEYVPTVEQYGRRLVEEGTPADSPAFAAKVKAYESREAMMRVQRLTPDLPPWPNTCFYPMNKKRKVGENWFLLPIEDRQKLMAEHGRTGMTFGGRVTQLITVGLGYDDWEWGVTLWARRPEFLKDIVYRMRFDEASARYAEFGPFYVSYIMPPKAMLDHCRVGVGQAFQPDKPPTGANQNRA
- a CDS encoding sialidase family protein translates to MAIGTLVAWPTVSSGQAPQNGKWVNISDSVVAKLAREGKKIGWPGLTSGVGVDRTNGDVYMVVCDNGLWKSSDHGATFVRVDGGNVTGRCETGFGLDIDPAGNRLACITVYGNSAISLDAGKTWQKCSQSHLDCVAVAWPETSLLAIKHESGGVLIVSPDGGKTWKTLDKGFNGIGLFDAKTFVGCKAKGIVRSTDGGQTWTAVSDLRPSGKAMRVFKGIGYWVGPHGLLVSRDQGATWSPLGKPVECSLGPYFGKDERNIVVLGKQGIMKTTDAGQTWKLAAPLPHGVDGDYMCQCGWDPTNNIFYAGKMGKPTFKFQP
- a CDS encoding transglutaminase-like domain-containing protein, with protein sequence MERRKFLQLGAGVAVCGTAGVLRPDGNSFDCQPAAVPPAFSIVPVVGDGKWIWNQPPKNETGYLEPRPFHLKIGIELNGRGGASQIQATTPAPIEVPEQKLEEPAIKTDGCQATIRDVGPDASQLYLTADEIAPGQKISASVEYRLTAYKQYMGYVRDQFPRQQKPPRDVANLYLGDSPGIQTRIKEVRLLLDELRGDTQHPWDLAKKFADWIPHHIKPQVRPYTSVTAALDDRQGACAEMSAVFVALCRAAGIPARLVWVPDHNWAEFYLIDEQGEGHWIPAHTACYFWFGWTGAHELVLQKGDRLRMPERGNRLFRLQEDWLRCSGRKPQVRYIAELTPLPASTGADPGPGARTKMANGEWKVVGKHPLDQYLRR